The proteins below are encoded in one region of Rhizobacter sp.:
- a CDS encoding circularly permuted type 2 ATP-grasp protein, with amino-acid sequence MLKRLLSAYSALEGRYDELLASSGDPRPHWDAFLHALAEREGAGVSDTLALMERQVRENGITYNVYADPKGADRPWEVDPLPLLLSPREWDEIEAGIAQRAELLNRVLADVYGEQSLLRSGAIPPSVVFGHGGYLHQVQGIRPPGGVHLFHYAADLARSPDGRWWVVSDRTQAPSGVGYALENRLVVSRVFPQLFRDLHVQHLASFFSHMRESLLRWAPKGDGPPLIALLTPGPYNETYFEHALLARYLGFALVEGTDLTVRDGRVWMKTVEGLKRVHAILRRQDDDYCDPLELRSDSALGVAGLTDCARRGTVLVANALGSGVLESGALLGYLPKLSEQLLGEALKLPSVATWWLGEPAAFEDAWKRLDHILIKPLERSAKEPAVFGADLSADERTVLKARVAARPQRYVAQEWVHVSQAPVLERGAAQQGDHLSARTVGLRVFAVATPQGYRVMPGGLTRVASDRNSRVIAMQRGGGSKDTWVLSDGPVNAAFSLLSSTVTPQDLVTSRGNVPSRTAENLFWFGRYGERCDTAARLLRVAITAVLGATDANADGRSDGLVPVLALAQRAGLIDATDNPGTELLRAATHPDEGLSQRLRQLSRVAFNLRDRMSADNWRTLNRLIGDPVFQRGSSLPLALAWLDRAVTTMMTLSGYVLDGMTRGTGWRFLSIGRRIERLSNLCTTLQVATHEGRADGLDWLLELADSTVTYRSRYLVAPEWLPVLDLLVRDDTNPRSVAFQVKGLVEYVDKLERAHGRFAGDVLAPVQAALQALQPADLHPESEVLASALEQIQRAAHTVSDELTLKFFSHAASRSVLSLVA; translated from the coding sequence ATGTTGAAGAGGCTGCTCTCCGCTTACTCCGCCCTCGAAGGCCGCTACGACGAGCTGCTGGCCTCCTCGGGTGACCCGCGTCCGCACTGGGACGCCTTCCTGCACGCCCTGGCCGAGCGAGAAGGCGCGGGCGTGAGCGACACGCTGGCGCTGATGGAGCGGCAGGTGCGCGAGAACGGCATCACTTACAACGTCTACGCCGACCCGAAGGGCGCCGATCGGCCGTGGGAAGTCGACCCGCTGCCGCTGCTGCTCTCGCCACGCGAGTGGGACGAGATCGAAGCCGGCATCGCGCAGCGCGCCGAGCTGCTCAACCGCGTGCTGGCCGACGTGTACGGCGAGCAGTCGCTGCTCAGGAGCGGTGCGATCCCGCCCTCGGTGGTGTTTGGGCATGGCGGTTACCTGCACCAGGTGCAGGGCATCCGCCCGCCGGGTGGCGTGCACCTCTTCCACTACGCCGCCGACCTCGCGCGCTCGCCCGATGGGCGCTGGTGGGTGGTGAGCGACCGCACGCAGGCGCCCTCGGGCGTGGGCTATGCGCTCGAAAACCGGCTGGTGGTGTCGCGCGTGTTCCCGCAGCTCTTTCGCGACCTGCACGTGCAGCACCTGGCCTCCTTCTTCTCGCACATGCGCGAGTCGCTGCTGCGCTGGGCACCGAAAGGCGACGGCCCGCCGCTGATCGCGCTGCTCACGCCGGGCCCGTACAACGAGACCTACTTCGAGCACGCGCTGCTCGCGCGCTACCTCGGCTTTGCGCTGGTGGAGGGCACCGACCTCACCGTGCGCGACGGCCGTGTGTGGATGAAGACGGTCGAAGGCCTCAAGCGCGTGCACGCCATCCTGCGCCGCCAGGACGACGACTACTGCGACCCGCTGGAGCTGCGCTCCGACTCCGCCCTCGGCGTGGCAGGTCTTACCGACTGCGCGCGCCGCGGCACGGTGCTCGTGGCGAATGCGCTCGGCTCAGGCGTGCTGGAGTCCGGCGCCTTGCTCGGCTACCTGCCCAAGCTCAGCGAGCAACTGCTCGGCGAAGCGCTGAAGCTGCCGTCGGTCGCCACCTGGTGGCTGGGCGAGCCGGCCGCGTTCGAAGACGCCTGGAAGCGGCTCGACCACATCCTCATCAAGCCGCTGGAGCGTTCGGCGAAAGAGCCGGCGGTGTTCGGCGCCGACCTCTCGGCCGACGAACGCACCGTGCTCAAGGCGCGCGTGGCCGCGCGGCCCCAGCGCTACGTGGCGCAGGAGTGGGTGCATGTATCGCAGGCGCCGGTGCTCGAGCGCGGGGCCGCGCAGCAGGGCGACCACCTGAGTGCCCGCACCGTGGGCCTGCGCGTGTTTGCCGTTGCCACCCCGCAGGGTTATCGCGTGATGCCGGGTGGGCTCACGCGCGTGGCGAGCGACCGCAACTCGCGCGTGATCGCGATGCAGCGCGGCGGCGGCTCGAAAGACACCTGGGTGTTGTCCGACGGGCCGGTGAATGCGGCGTTCTCGCTGCTCTCCAGCACGGTCACGCCGCAAGACCTCGTCACCTCGCGCGGCAACGTGCCCTCGCGCACCGCGGAAAACCTGTTCTGGTTCGGCCGCTACGGCGAGCGCTGCGACACCGCCGCGCGCCTCTTGCGCGTGGCGATCACGGCGGTGCTCGGGGCGACCGATGCCAACGCCGACGGTCGCTCCGACGGTTTGGTGCCGGTGCTCGCACTGGCGCAGCGCGCCGGCCTCATCGACGCCACCGACAACCCCGGCACCGAGCTGCTGCGCGCGGCCACGCACCCCGACGAGGGTTTGAGCCAGCGCCTCAGGCAGCTCTCGCGCGTGGCCTTCAACCTGCGCGACCGCATGTCGGCCGACAACTGGCGCACGCTGAACCGGCTGATCGGCGACCCGGTGTTCCAGCGCGGCAGCTCGTTGCCGCTTGCGCTTGCCTGGCTCGACCGGGCGGTGACGACGATGATGACCTTGTCGGGCTACGTGCTCGACGGCATGACACGCGGCACCGGCTGGCGCTTCCTGTCGATCGGGCGGCGCATCGAGCGCCTGTCAAACCTGTGCACAACGCTGCAGGTGGCCACGCACGAAGGCCGCGCCGACGGGCTCGACTGGCTGCTCGAGCTGGCCGACTCCACCGTCACCTACCGCTCGCGCTACCTCGTGGCACCCGAGTGGCTGCCGGTGCTCGACCTGCTGGTGCGCGACGACACCAACCCGCGCTCGGTGGCCTTCCAGGTGAAGGGGCTGGTGGAATACGTCGACAAGCTGGAGCGTGCGCACGGCCGCTTCGCGGGCGACGTGCTGGCGCCTGTGCAGGCCGCGCTGCAGGCGTTGCAGCCGGCTGATCTTCACCCCGAGAGCGAGGTGCTGGCGTCGGCGCTCGAGCAGATCCAGCGTGCGGCGCACACGGTGTCGGACGAGCTCACGCTGAAGTTCTTCTCGCATGCGGCGTCACGCAGCGTGCTGTCACTGGTGGCCTGA
- a CDS encoding GGDEF domain-containing protein: MHFAVGLAGLMALASAQAAEPVAWQPNAPALGIVPQAEWLEDKSARLDLAGARAASGWQYGRGNALGFGYSPSAFWVRWKIANTADQPADAVIDLGQPRHDHAQWHVLRLGGSRVETVHGGDRLPFAQQPLPHRNIALPLHLAPRETVEVWVRLSTHDGLFEALPVTLHSRAGFEAAMDREDKILMLFHGGVLALGLYNLLLFIATKQRAFGHYAHYVGWFLLWNLTSRGYAWQHLWPDAPAFNNDFLTVATGAVFAAVGLFAISYLRLREHLGRPWIIAVQVLVALNVGDALLALTGHYALGVMVGWATGLPLGILTLVIAARLALKGHRAARFFVIAFTLLCLGAAAYIAQIATLAPVNWFTTWGIQIGSTFEVLLLALGLADMLNTLRIEKVAAERRARQAQQALAGKLEAQVKERTQALDAANRRLQELSITDELTGAFNRRHFNDFCAQLLEHQPRHEPLAFCMFDLDHFKSFNDLLGHSAGDQVLRAVSGAVRAELRRSGDLLFRLGGEEFGLLFTAKTPEAAQQFVERLRQSIRQLHIKHPGSPTGIVTASFGVAWWGQPLGSPLSREELYAHADEQLYGAKAAGRDQVALLAV; the protein is encoded by the coding sequence GTGCACTTCGCCGTCGGCCTGGCGGGGCTCATGGCGCTCGCCTCGGCCCAGGCGGCCGAACCCGTGGCCTGGCAGCCCAACGCCCCGGCGCTCGGCATCGTGCCCCAGGCCGAGTGGCTGGAAGACAAGAGCGCCCGCCTCGACCTCGCCGGCGCCCGCGCCGCCAGCGGTTGGCAATACGGCCGCGGCAACGCGCTCGGCTTCGGCTACAGCCCCTCGGCCTTCTGGGTGCGCTGGAAGATCGCCAACACCGCCGACCAGCCCGCCGACGCCGTGATCGACCTCGGCCAGCCACGCCACGACCATGCGCAGTGGCATGTGCTGCGCCTCGGCGGCAGCCGGGTCGAGACGGTGCACGGCGGCGACCGCCTGCCCTTCGCGCAGCAGCCGCTGCCTCACCGCAACATCGCCCTGCCCCTGCACCTGGCACCGCGCGAGACGGTCGAGGTGTGGGTGCGCCTGTCCACCCACGACGGCCTCTTCGAGGCGCTGCCGGTCACACTGCACAGCCGCGCCGGCTTCGAAGCGGCGATGGACCGCGAAGACAAGATCCTCATGCTCTTCCACGGCGGGGTGCTGGCGCTCGGCCTCTACAACCTGCTGCTCTTCATCGCGACCAAGCAGCGTGCCTTCGGCCACTACGCGCACTACGTGGGCTGGTTCCTGCTGTGGAACCTCACCTCGCGCGGCTACGCCTGGCAGCACCTGTGGCCCGATGCGCCGGCGTTCAACAACGACTTCCTCACCGTCGCCACCGGGGCGGTGTTTGCCGCGGTGGGCCTCTTCGCCATCTCGTACCTGCGCCTGCGCGAACACCTGGGCCGGCCGTGGATCATCGCGGTGCAGGTGCTGGTGGCGCTCAACGTGGGCGATGCGCTGCTGGCCCTCACCGGCCACTACGCGCTCGGCGTGATGGTCGGCTGGGCGACGGGGCTGCCGCTGGGCATCCTCACGCTCGTGATCGCCGCACGGCTGGCGCTCAAGGGCCACCGCGCGGCGCGCTTCTTCGTGATCGCCTTCACCCTGCTGTGCCTGGGCGCCGCGGCCTACATCGCGCAGATCGCGACGCTGGCGCCCGTCAACTGGTTCACCACCTGGGGCATCCAGATCGGCTCGACCTTCGAGGTGCTGCTGCTCGCACTCGGTCTGGCCGACATGCTCAACACGCTGCGCATCGAGAAGGTGGCCGCCGAGCGCCGCGCCCGGCAGGCCCAGCAGGCGTTGGCCGGCAAGCTTGAGGCGCAGGTGAAGGAGCGCACCCAGGCGCTCGACGCGGCCAACCGCCGCCTGCAGGAACTCTCGATCACCGACGAGCTGACCGGCGCCTTCAACCGCCGCCACTTCAACGACTTCTGCGCGCAGCTGCTCGAGCACCAGCCGCGCCACGAGCCGCTCGCGTTCTGCATGTTCGACCTCGACCACTTCAAGAGCTTCAACGACCTGCTCGGCCACAGCGCGGGCGACCAGGTGCTGCGCGCCGTCTCGGGCGCCGTGCGCGCCGAGCTGCGCCGCTCGGGCGACCTGCTGTTCCGGCTGGGGGGCGAGGAATTCGGGCTGCTCTTCACCGCCAAGACGCCCGAGGCGGCGCAGCAGTTCGTCGAACGCCTGCGCCAGTCGATCCGCCAGCTGCACATCAAGCACCCGGGCAGCCCGACGGGCATCGTCACCGCGAGCTTCGGCGTGGCCTGGTGGGGGCAGCCGCTGGGCTCGCCGCTCTCGCGCGAAGAGCTGTACGCCCACGCCGACGAGCAGCTCTACGGCGCCAAGGCAGCGGGGCGCGACCAGGTGGCCCTGCTCGCCGTCTGA
- a CDS encoding N-methyl-D-aspartate receptor NMDAR2C subunit: MTMLSSWQHAWSLAGLAEPPRNTFESLCRAYAEPQRHYHTLQHLRECLAQAGEIERLAEHPGEVLIALWFHDAVYDTHARGNEAASADWARDTVAAAGNREAADRVHALVMATEHHAVTATCDARVMVDVDLSILGAEPARFDEYERQVRDEYRHVPELLFRTKRRSVLRGFLARPRLYNTEAYADRLEAPARANLRRSIDRL, from the coding sequence ATGACGATGCTGTCGAGCTGGCAACACGCCTGGTCGCTGGCCGGCCTGGCTGAGCCACCGCGCAACACCTTCGAGTCGCTGTGCCGCGCCTATGCCGAGCCGCAGCGCCACTACCACACGCTGCAGCACCTGCGCGAGTGCCTCGCCCAGGCCGGTGAGATCGAGCGCCTGGCCGAGCACCCGGGCGAGGTGCTCATCGCGTTGTGGTTCCACGATGCCGTGTACGACACCCACGCCCGCGGCAACGAGGCCGCCAGCGCCGACTGGGCGCGCGACACCGTGGCCGCCGCGGGCAACCGCGAGGCGGCCGACCGGGTGCATGCGCTCGTGATGGCGACCGAGCACCACGCGGTGACCGCCACCTGCGACGCTCGCGTGATGGTCGACGTGGACCTGTCCATCCTCGGCGCCGAGCCGGCCCGCTTCGACGAATACGAGCGCCAGGTGCGCGACGAATACCGCCACGTGCCGGAGCTGCTCTTCCGCACCAAGCGGCGCTCGGTGTTGCGGGGCTTTCTCGCGCGGCCGCGCCTCTACAACACCGAGGCCTACGCCGACCGCCTCGAAGCACCGGCCCGTGCGAACCTGCGCCGCTCCATCGACCGGCTCTGA
- a CDS encoding TetR family transcriptional regulator, whose protein sequence is MPRTPSTTNTESRRAAIVAAMLPVMARHGYEKATIQAIAREAGLTPGLIHYHFKSKQEILVSLVGAIVEFARTRFEGQSVDSASPMERLQAYVHARLGLGTGAAPDMVAAWVMIGAEAVRQPEVRVLYEQAVAQELALLTQLLTDCLADKRRATDSAPTLAAGLLALMEGAFQLSSAAAKVMPAGYAAEAAMAFATHGIEAAPKRKA, encoded by the coding sequence ATGCCTCGCACCCCCAGCACCACCAACACCGAGAGCCGCCGCGCCGCGATCGTGGCGGCCATGCTGCCGGTGATGGCGCGCCACGGCTACGAGAAGGCCACCATCCAGGCCATTGCGCGCGAAGCTGGGCTGACGCCGGGGCTCATCCACTACCACTTCAAGAGCAAGCAGGAGATCCTGGTCTCGCTGGTGGGGGCGATCGTCGAGTTCGCGCGCACGCGCTTCGAGGGCCAATCGGTGGACTCGGCCTCGCCGATGGAGCGGCTGCAGGCCTACGTGCACGCCCGGCTCGGCCTGGGCACTGGGGCGGCGCCCGACATGGTGGCGGCCTGGGTGATGATCGGCGCCGAGGCCGTGCGACAGCCGGAGGTGCGCGTGCTCTACGAACAGGCTGTTGCGCAGGAACTCGCGCTGCTCACGCAGCTGCTGACGGACTGCCTCGCCGACAAACGCCGCGCCACCGATTCGGCCCCTACCCTCGCCGCGGGCCTGCTAGCGCTGATGGAAGGCGCCTTCCAGCTGTCGAGCGCCGCCGCGAAGGTGATGCCGGCCGGCTACGCGGCCGAGGCCGCGATGGCCTTCGCCACCCACGGCATCGAGGCTGCGCCCAAACGCAAGGCTTAG
- a CDS encoding radical SAM protein produces MSIAVPRVLAVIPPMTQLNTPYPSTAYLTGFLRSRGVEAVQEDLALALVLRLLSADGLVQVRAEIEALPASKRSRQVRGFIEQFDRYRSTIGPTIAFLQGRDPTLGHRIASRGYLPEGTRFESLDVYVDDEGGDPLAWAFGALGLQDRARHIATLYLNDLADVLRDAIDPRFEFVRYAESLAQSQPSFDPLAEALAQPLNLVDRTLVELTLAAVARHQPNVVLLSVPFPGSVYAAFRIAQAVKAQHPGIVTVLGGGFVNTELRELSEPRVFDHFDYLTLDAGERPLLALLEHLQGKRSQQRLVRTFLREEGAVRYVNMMEPDIAFAEVGTPTWDGLPLQSYLSLLDMLNPMNRLWSDGRWNKLTVAHGCYWKKCSFCDVSLDYISRYEGASAATLVDRIEAIVKETGQTGFHFVDEAAPPKALKALSAELIARQMSVSWWGNIRFEKSFSPELCQQMADSGCIAISGGLEVASDRLLKLMKKGVSVEQVARVTKAFTDAGILVHAYLMYGFPTQTVQDTVDALEYVRQLFEQGCIQSGFFHRFACTVHSPVGQHPEEYGVTLVPLPPVSFAKNDIGFIDPTGTDHDALGVGLKKALYNFMHGIGLDEDVRRWFDFHVPKPKVPRHFIARALATA; encoded by the coding sequence ATGTCCATTGCCGTCCCTCGCGTGCTGGCCGTCATCCCGCCGATGACGCAGCTCAACACGCCGTATCCCTCCACCGCCTACCTCACCGGCTTTCTTCGTTCACGTGGTGTCGAGGCCGTGCAGGAAGACCTCGCCCTGGCGCTCGTGCTCAGGCTTCTCTCGGCTGACGGGCTGGTGCAGGTCCGCGCCGAGATCGAGGCCCTGCCGGCCTCGAAGCGCTCGCGGCAGGTCCGCGGCTTCATCGAGCAGTTCGACCGCTACCGCAGCACCATCGGCCCGACCATCGCCTTCCTGCAAGGCCGCGACCCGACGCTCGGCCACCGCATCGCGAGCCGCGGCTACCTGCCCGAAGGCACCCGCTTCGAGTCGCTCGACGTCTACGTCGATGACGAGGGCGGCGACCCGCTCGCCTGGGCCTTCGGCGCACTCGGCCTGCAAGACCGCGCGCGGCACATCGCCACGCTCTACCTCAACGACCTGGCCGACGTGCTGCGCGACGCGATCGACCCGCGTTTCGAGTTCGTGCGCTACGCCGAGTCGCTCGCGCAGAGCCAGCCGAGCTTCGACCCGCTGGCCGAGGCGCTGGCCCAGCCGCTCAACCTCGTCGACAGAACGCTGGTCGAGCTGACGCTCGCCGCCGTCGCCCGCCACCAGCCGAATGTGGTGCTGCTGTCGGTGCCGTTCCCCGGCTCGGTGTATGCGGCGTTCCGCATCGCGCAGGCGGTGAAGGCGCAGCACCCGGGCATCGTCACCGTGCTCGGCGGCGGCTTCGTCAACACCGAGCTGCGCGAGCTGAGCGAGCCGCGCGTGTTCGACCATTTCGACTACCTCACGCTCGACGCCGGCGAGCGGCCGCTGCTCGCGCTGCTGGAGCACCTGCAGGGCAAACGCTCGCAGCAGCGGCTGGTGCGCACCTTCCTGCGCGAAGAGGGCGCGGTGCGCTACGTCAACATGATGGAGCCCGACATCGCCTTCGCCGAAGTCGGCACGCCCACGTGGGATGGGTTGCCGCTGCAAAGCTACCTCTCGCTGCTCGACATGCTCAACCCGATGAACCGGCTGTGGAGCGACGGGCGCTGGAACAAGCTCACCGTCGCCCACGGCTGCTACTGGAAGAAGTGCAGCTTCTGTGACGTGAGCCTCGACTACATCTCGCGCTACGAGGGCGCGTCGGCCGCCACGCTCGTCGACCGCATCGAGGCCATCGTGAAGGAGACCGGCCAGACCGGCTTCCACTTCGTCGACGAGGCCGCGCCACCCAAGGCGCTCAAGGCGCTGTCGGCCGAGCTCATCGCACGCCAGATGTCCGTCTCGTGGTGGGGCAACATCCGCTTCGAAAAATCGTTCAGCCCCGAGCTGTGCCAGCAGATGGCCGACAGCGGCTGCATCGCCATCTCGGGCGGTCTGGAGGTGGCCTCCGACCGGCTGCTGAAGCTCATGAAGAAAGGCGTGTCGGTCGAGCAGGTGGCGCGCGTCACCAAGGCGTTCACCGACGCCGGCATCCTCGTGCATGCCTACCTGATGTATGGCTTCCCGACGCAGACGGTGCAAGACACGGTCGACGCGCTCGAATACGTGCGCCAGCTGTTCGAGCAGGGCTGCATCCAGTCGGGCTTCTTCCACCGCTTTGCGTGCACGGTGCATTCACCCGTCGGCCAGCACCCCGAGGAGTACGGCGTGACGCTGGTGCCGCTGCCGCCCGTGAGCTTCGCGAAGAACGACATCGGCTTCATCGACCCCACCGGCACCGACCACGATGCGCTCGGCGTGGGGCTCAAGAAAGCGCTCTACAACTTCATGCACGGCATCGGGCTCGACGAAGACGTGCGCCGCTGGTTCGACTTCCACGTGCCCAAGCCCAAGGTGCCGCGGCACTTCATCGCCCGGGCGCTGGCCACGGCCTAA
- a CDS encoding DUF3999 family protein, translating to MRRELIVALLACALPASAGEAPLTLQGQAAYYGVTLPLSVLAQTRQADLGDIRVLNARGEPVPHAWVDGTPPTAEEQLHAVPFFQAPAAASATTASQQGGWIVDLRQVTGAMLELRLSVAPGTHGVYGFAVEASDDLQRWRMLERAAQLLSLQHQGQRLEHTSFDLAGVHARYLRLRPQAGSPVPPLSGAQVRSVTYDQPVPPLQWSEPIAPTQCTAQYCDYAVPRHLPLERLEWQLPAANTLAPVDLLVQYEQAESSPPHPRRHRLRDQLRGMRHKDAPAAASAPTWSPLLRTTAYWLRLPEGELRSPVLRLDAGAVTQLRVQPVGGMVQLGAQPPTVRIGAQAARLVFLAREPAPYRLAWGGEAAPATSLAQLMPTRKAHDPLPVDTATVVMAAAPAPAPAPAASAASVAPPPTRKLWLWGVLLAALSVMGLMAWQLLRPAKKG from the coding sequence ATGCGGCGTGAACTCATCGTGGCCTTGCTGGCCTGCGCACTGCCCGCCTCGGCCGGTGAAGCGCCGCTCACCCTGCAAGGCCAGGCCGCCTACTACGGCGTGACGCTGCCGCTGTCGGTGCTGGCGCAAACGCGCCAGGCCGACCTGGGCGACATCCGCGTGCTCAATGCGCGTGGCGAGCCGGTGCCGCATGCGTGGGTCGACGGCACGCCGCCCACCGCCGAAGAGCAGCTGCACGCGGTGCCGTTCTTCCAGGCGCCGGCGGCGGCCTCGGCCACCACCGCGTCGCAGCAGGGTGGCTGGATCGTCGACCTGCGCCAGGTGACGGGCGCGATGCTCGAGCTGCGGCTGAGCGTGGCGCCCGGCACGCATGGCGTTTATGGCTTTGCCGTCGAGGCGAGCGACGACCTGCAACGCTGGCGCATGCTCGAACGCGCCGCGCAGCTGCTCTCGCTGCAACACCAGGGCCAGCGCCTGGAGCACACGAGCTTCGATCTCGCCGGCGTGCACGCGCGCTACCTGCGCCTTCGCCCGCAGGCGGGCAGCCCCGTGCCACCGCTGAGCGGGGCGCAGGTGCGCAGCGTCACCTACGACCAGCCGGTGCCGCCGCTGCAATGGAGCGAGCCGATCGCTCCGACGCAATGCACCGCGCAGTACTGCGACTACGCCGTGCCGCGCCACCTGCCGCTGGAGCGGCTGGAGTGGCAACTGCCGGCTGCCAACACGCTGGCGCCGGTCGACCTGCTGGTGCAGTACGAGCAAGCAGAGTCGTCGCCGCCGCATCCGCGCCGCCACCGCTTGCGCGACCAGCTGCGCGGCATGCGCCACAAGGATGCGCCGGCCGCCGCTTCAGCGCCGACCTGGAGCCCACTGCTGCGCACCACCGCGTATTGGCTGCGCCTGCCGGAGGGTGAGCTGCGTTCGCCGGTGCTGCGGCTCGATGCCGGCGCGGTGACGCAACTGCGCGTGCAGCCGGTGGGTGGCATGGTGCAGCTCGGCGCGCAGCCGCCGACCGTTCGCATCGGCGCACAAGCGGCGCGCCTGGTGTTCCTCGCCCGCGAGCCCGCGCCGTACCGCCTGGCCTGGGGTGGCGAAGCGGCCCCGGCCACCTCGCTCGCCCAGCTGATGCCCACGCGCAAGGCCCACGATCCGCTGCCGGTCGACACGGCGACGGTGGTGATGGCGGCAGCGCCTGCACCCGCGCCGGCGCCCGCAGCCAGCGCCGCCTCGGTGGCGCCCCCGCCGACGCGCAAGCTGTGGCTGTGGGGTGTGCTGCTCGCGGCCCTGTCGGTGATGGGCCTGATGGCCTGGCAACTGCTGCGCCCGGCGAAGAAGGGTTGA